From one Misgurnus anguillicaudatus chromosome 2, ASM2758022v2, whole genome shotgun sequence genomic stretch:
- the hs2st1a gene encoding heparan sulfate 2-O-sulfotransferase 1 has protein sequence MGLLRMKMPPKFQLLALLAFGVAMIFLENQIQKLEESRGKLERAIARHEVREIEQRHIHEGIKENLMDEDDLVVIYNRVPKTASTSFTNIAYDLCSKNHYHVLHINTTKNNPVMSLQDQVRFVKNVTSWKEMKPAFYHGHVSFLDFTKFGVKKKPIYINVIRDPIERLVSYYYFLRFGDDYRPGLRRRKQGDKKTFDECVAAGGSDCAPEKLWLQVPFFCGHYSECWNIGSKWALEQAKYNLVNEYMLVGVTEELEDFVMMLEAALPRFFKGATELYRTGKKSHLRKTTEKKAPTKESIARLQQSDIWKMENEFYEFALEQFQYVRAHAVREKDGELYLLAQNFFYEKIYPKTT, from the exons ATGGGGCTTTTACGGATGAAGATGCCGCCTAAGTTTCAGCTTTTGGCTCTGCTGGCCTTCGGGGTCGCAATGATATTTTTGGAGAATCAAATCCAGAAGCTGGAGGAATCACGGGGGAAGCTAG AACGAGCTATTGCCAGGCATGAGGTACGAGAGATTGAGCAACGGCACATTCATGAGGGAATAAAAGAGAACCTGATGGACGAGGATGATTTGGTGGTCATCTACAACCGAGTACCAAAAACAGCCAGTACTTCCTTCACCAACATCGCCTATGATCTGTGCAGCAAAAACCACTATCATGTGTTACATATTAATACCACCAAAAACAACCCCGTCATGTCCCTTCAGGACCAG GTCCGGTTTGTAAAGAATGTGACGTCATGGAAGGAGATGAAGCCTGCTTTCTACCATGGACATGTGTCCTTTTTAGACTTCACTAA ATTTGGGGTGAAGAAAAAGCCTATTTATATTAATGTTATCCGTGACCCCATTGAGCGCCTGGTGTCTTATTACTACTTCCTGCGCTTTGGTGATGATTACAGACCAGGCCTGCGACGCAGGAAGCAAGGAGACAAAAAG aCCTTTGATGAGTGTGTAGCTGCAGGAGGCTCTGATTGTGCTCCAGAAAAACTATGGCTTCAGGTTCCCTTCTTCTGTGGTCACTACTCGGAGTGCTG GAACATTGGCAGCAAATGGGCTTTGGAACAAGCCAAATACAATCTGGTGAATGAATATATGCTAGTTGGGGTGACCGAGGAGTTGGAGGATTTTGTTATGATGTTGGAGGCAGCTCTTCCTCGGTTTTTTAAGGGAGCCACGGAGCTTTATCGAACAG GTAAGAAATCACACCTAAGGAAAACAACTGAGAAGAAGGCACCCACCAAAGAGTCCATTGCCAGACTGCAGCAGTCGGACATCTGGAAAATGGAGAATGAATTTTATGAGTTTGCGCTAGAGCAGTTTCAATATGTCCGGGCCCATGCGGTGAGAGAAAAAGACGGGGAACTGTATTTACTGGCACAAAACTTCTTCTATGAGAAAATCTACCCAAAGACTACCTGA
- the selenof gene encoding selenoprotein F, producing the protein MAGEVYLLWLLPLLQTLAAYGAELSSEACRELGFSSNLLCSSCDLLGQFSLNQLDLPCRQCCQEEAQLESRKLYPGAILEVCGUKLGRFPQVQAFVRSDKPKMFKGLQIKYVRGSDPVLKLLDDSGNIAEELSILKWNTDSVEEFLSEKLDRI; encoded by the exons ATGGCGGGGGAAGTATACCTGCTCTGGTTACTGCCGTTATTGCAAACG CTTGCAGCCTATGGAGCAGAGCTCTCCTCAGAGGCTTGCAGGGAGCTGGGTTTCTCCAGCAATCTCCTGTGTAGCTCATGTGATCTCCTGGGTCAGTTCAGTCTAAACCAGCTAGACCTTCCCTGCAGACAATGCTGCCAAGAGGAAGCTCAACTGGAGTCTAGGAAG CTTTATCCAGGAGCCATCCTCGAGGTCTGTGGATGAAAATTGGGGAGGTTCCCTCAAGTCCAAG CTTTTGTCAGGAGTGACAAGCCAAAGATGTTTAAGGGTCTTCAAATCAAG TATGTGAGAGGCTCAGACCCTGTACTAAAGCTGCTGGACGATAGTGGGAACATCGCTGAGGAACTCAGCATCCTTAAGTGGAACACAGACAGCGTTGAGGAATTTCTTAGTGAGAAGTTGGATCGAATTTAA